From the genome of Papaver somniferum cultivar HN1 chromosome 2, ASM357369v1, whole genome shotgun sequence, one region includes:
- the LOC113351192 gene encoding uncharacterized protein LOC113351192: MVMATKERGVLGVLNLRLINQVLLAKWCWRFGIEKSHLWYKLIEEKWIGESCFMNSFKSLYKLGRLQNASIVEHIIDDGSWKFDFKICLTNEESTLLWTLLHIIGSNPPTFDALTYTRRWPLTTSGTFSIKSLYANMISNAGDDNYPYKFVWLSGIPPKVNFLLWCAVHGKLNSQDMMQIKGIDIYSSCILCGDCTESQDLIFIHCKVAHKIWCSITPNDRWAWVFPDSMINLARIWFHNHLSPTGKIVWNLILGAIVWVLWRERNCRTFEEKYTFKTDEELCNEVKALVLT; encoded by the exons ATGGTCATGGCCACCAAAGAAAGAGGAGTTCTGGGGGTTCTTAATCTCAGATTGATAAATCAAGTTCTTCTAGCAAAATGGTGTTGGAGATTTGGGATTGAAAAGTCTCATCTCTGGTACAAGCTTATTGAAGAGAA ATGGATCGGGGAATCatgttttatgaattctttcaAGTCTTTGTACAAGCTGGGCAGATTGCAGAATGCTAGCATTGTTGAGCACATCATAGATGATGGATCATGGAAGTTTGACTTCAAAATATGCCTGACCAATGAAGAGTCTACCTTATTGTGGACTCTACTGCATATCATTGGTTCAAATCCACCTACATTTGATGCTCTTACATATACCAGAAGATGGCCATTAACCACGAGTGGAACTTTTTCAATCAAGTCTTTGTATGCTAACATGATCAGTAATGCTGGAGATGATAATTACCCTTACAAATTTGTCTGGCTTTCTGGTATTCCTCCAAAGGTTAACTTCTTATTATGGTGTGCTGTTCACGGAAAGCTGAACTCTCAGGACATGATGCAGATCAAGGGGATTGATATCTATAGCTCTTGTATTCTTTGTGGGGATTGTACAGAATCTCAGGATCTCATTTTCATCCACTGCAAAGTTGCACACAAGATTTGGTGCTCTATTACACCAAATGATCGATGGGCATGGGTATTTCCAGATTCAATGATTAATTTAGCCAGAATTTGGTTTCACAATCACCTATCACCTACTGGAAAGATAGTTTGGAATCTGATTCTAGGAGCTATTGTTTGGGTTTTATGGAGGGAAAGAAACTGTCGCACTTTTGAAGAAAAGTATACCTTCAAGACAGATGAAGAGTTATGCAATGAAGTTAAAGCGCTTGTGTTAACTTAG
- the LOC113347821 gene encoding beta-galactosidase 17-like produces MKIYSFKFFFLYILIMSSTSLIRFFFPSFFSSAQLQNAHVDTRSFGIANDVFLKDGQQFQIIGGDLHYFRIHPEYWKDRLLRAKALGLNTIQTYVPWNLHEPSPGEWVFEGIADIESFLKLCQEFGFLVMLRPGPYICGEWDFGGFPAWLLSIEPPLKLRSLDPAFLHLVEKWWGVLLPKIAPLLYNNGGPIIMVQVENEYGSYGDDKNYLHQLVSLARRHLGDEIILYTTDGGSRDTLEKGTIRGASVFSAIDFSTGDEPWSKFKLQKEFNEPGKSPPICTEFYTGWLTHWGEKLAATNAQYTANALETILSRNGSAVLYMVHGGTNFGFLNGANTGSDDSDFKPDITSYDYDAPISEWGDSDSAKFKALRKVIKKYSPVSVPRIPPNNRKRGYGKVKLRKRASFFDVQHTITNAKDVVEAKNPVFMESVGQMFGFLLYVSEYPVKKNRSLLSIPKVRDRAQVYVSCSLDERINKYVGKIERWANEPLEIPSIRCASTIRLSILVENMGRLNYGPYMYDRKGILSDVVLDGSVLHGWSMIPFSFQNLSKLFIESPIVGVGTTTSEKELSRSNLEYHSELLSGGPMLYEGHFTINSTDEIADTFISFSGWGKGIAFVNDFNIGRFWPLAGPQCSLYVPAPLLRPGKNVVIILETDAPNHELVVDSIDQQDFTCGQRSRSGTK; encoded by the exons ATGAAAATTTACTcatttaaattcttcttcttatacATTCTCATCATGTCATCAACATCTTTAATTAGGTTCTTTTTCCCTTCTTTTTTCTCATCTGCTCAGCTTCAAAATGCTCAC GTTGATACTCGAAGTTTCGGAATTGCTAATGATGTGTTCTTGAAAGATGGGCAGCAATTTCAAATCATTGGTGGTGACTTGCATTATTTTCGTATTCATCCAGAG TATTGGAAAGATAGGCTATTGAGAGCTAAGGCATTGGGATTGAATACAATTCAAACATATGTACCTTGGAATCTCCATGAACCAAGTCCTGGAGAATGGGTTTTCGAGGGTATTGCAGATATTGAATCATTTCTTAAGCTTTGTCAAGAGTTTGGGTTCCTTGTCATGCTTCGACCTGGTCCTTACATATGTGGAG AATGGGATTTTGGAGGTTTCCCTGCTTGGTTGCTCTCTATAGAACCACCCCTCAAACTAAGATCGTTGGATCCTGCTTTCCTTCATCTG GTTGAGAAGTGGTGGGGTGTTTTGCTTCCAAAGATAGCTCCCCTTCTTTATAACAATGGGGGTCCTATTATTATGGTCCAG GTTGAGAATGAGTACGGTTCATATGGAGATGACAAAAACTATCTCCATCAACTTGTTAGTTTGGCTAGACGGCACCTTGGAGACGAAATAATATT GTATACCACAGATGGAGGTTCAAGGGATACTCTTGAGAAAGGAACAATTCGTGGAGCTAGTGTTTTTTCAG CTATTGACTTTAGTACTGGTGATGAGCCTTGGTCAAAATTTAAGTTGCAGAAAGAGTTCAATGAGCCAGGAAAATCACCACCTATCTGCAC GGAATTTTATACCGGTTGGCTAACCCACTGGGGTGAGAAACTTGCGGCGACAAATGCACAATACACAGCCAATGCCTTGGAAACTATTCTCTCTCGTAATGGTTCTGCAGTACTATAT ATGGTACATGGTGGAACGAATTTCGGGTTTCTCAATGGTGCAAACACTGGTTCAGATGATTCTGATTTCAAGCCTGACATTACTTCATATGATTAT GATGCTCCAATTAGTGAATGGGGTGATAGTGACAGCGCAAAGTTCAAAG CCTTGCGtaaggttataaagaaatactCACCGGTGTCAGTTCCTCGAATTCCTCCAAATAATAGAAAGAGAGGCTATGGAAAAGTCAAATTACGAAAGCGTGCATCTTTTTTTGATGTACAACATACTATTACCAATGCTAAGGATGTCGTTGAAGCCAAAAATCCAGTTTTTATGGAATCAGTTGGTCAG ATGTTCGGATTTTTGCTATATGTGTCAGAATATCCTGTCAAGAAAAATAGAAGCCTTCTTTCCATACCAAAG GTGCGTGACAGAGCTCAAGTATATGTTTCGTGTTCACTGGATGAAAGAATCAATAAATATGTTGGTAAAATTGAAAGATGGGCGAATGAACCGCTTGAGATTCCTAGCATTAGATGTGCTTCAACCATAAGATTGTCCATTCTG GTTGAAAACATGGGACGTCTCAATTATGGCCCGTATATGTATGACAGGAAG GGGATATTATCTGATGTCGTTCTGGATGGTTCAGTTCTTCATGGATGGAGTATGATTCCATTTTCTTTCCAGAACCTATCTAAGCTTTTCATAGAGAGTCCCATTGTTGGAGTTGGCACTACCACATCTGAAAAAGAACTTTCCCGCAGTAATTTAGAATACCATTCTG AGCTACTCTCTGGAGGACCAATGCTCTATGAAGGTCATTTCACAATCAACTCAACAGATGAAATCGCAGACACGTTCATATCCTTCAGTGGTTGGGGTAAAGGGATTGCATTTGTGAACGACTTTAATATAGGAAGATTTTGGCCG TTGGCTGGACCACAATGTAGCCTCTATGTTCCTGCTCCGCTCCTCCGTCCAGGGAAAAATGTTGTG ATCATATTAGAGACTGATGCTCCAAACCATGAGCTTGTGGTTGACTCGATTGATCAACAGGACTTTACATGTGGTCAGCGGTCAAGATCTGGTACCAAGTAA